In one Deinococcus humi genomic region, the following are encoded:
- a CDS encoding TldD/PmbA family protein yields MTRMELGSTEQLSIEAARTYLLERAGERGVALEVFAQRQSSTSVQAFGGEVSQFKLANRQGVGLRALVGGAWGYSFSENLSPAALDRALDSAVENAQLVHPERGAALVAWGEPPALDLYGEGLSGVSVEQKVGVALALESAAKEADPRVTTIPYGGYQDGDIHALIANTEGLERTDAQLYAMQYVYPLVSEDGQTKMSGDWQFTREFTELDPTRTALSAVEKATRLLGARPAPSGTFPAVFSGECLAEVLMLFSPIFSGRMVEEGKSPLAGRLGETIASPLVTLVDDATLPRGLSSRAFDAEGCPSAPLTLVDGGRLSAFMHNQDTAARAGTVSTGHASRHGYQGTVSVGPSNLMLLAGNTPAAGLTGGLTGVRVTGVSGGHAGANPITGDFSLEAEGFWFENGAEQHPLEVFTVAGNFLELLAGIEAVGDEIEWSNYSAGAPAVRVGALGIGGS; encoded by the coding sequence ATGACCCGAATGGAACTGGGAAGCACCGAGCAACTGAGCATTGAGGCCGCCCGCACCTACCTGCTGGAACGTGCCGGGGAACGGGGCGTGGCCCTGGAAGTCTTTGCCCAGCGCCAGAGCAGCACCAGCGTCCAGGCCTTCGGCGGCGAGGTCAGTCAGTTCAAGCTGGCCAACCGTCAGGGGGTCGGCCTGCGCGCCCTGGTGGGTGGGGCGTGGGGTTACAGCTTCAGCGAGAACCTCTCACCCGCAGCGCTCGACCGCGCGCTGGACAGCGCCGTGGAAAATGCTCAGCTGGTCCATCCTGAACGCGGCGCGGCGCTGGTGGCCTGGGGTGAGCCACCTGCGCTGGACCTGTACGGCGAGGGCCTGAGCGGCGTGAGTGTGGAGCAGAAAGTGGGGGTGGCTCTGGCGCTGGAATCGGCGGCGAAGGAAGCCGATCCGCGCGTGACCACCATTCCCTACGGCGGCTACCAGGACGGCGACATTCACGCCCTGATCGCCAACACCGAGGGGCTGGAGCGCACAGACGCGCAGCTGTATGCCATGCAGTACGTCTACCCACTGGTCAGTGAGGACGGGCAGACCAAGATGAGCGGCGACTGGCAGTTCACCCGCGAATTCACTGAACTCGATCCCACCCGCACCGCGCTCAGCGCGGTGGAAAAGGCCACCCGGCTGCTGGGGGCCAGGCCCGCGCCCAGCGGGACCTTCCCCGCTGTCTTTAGCGGTGAGTGCCTGGCCGAGGTGCTGATGCTGTTCTCGCCGATCTTCAGTGGGCGCATGGTCGAGGAGGGCAAATCGCCGCTGGCGGGCCGCCTGGGCGAAACCATCGCCAGCCCACTGGTCACGCTGGTGGACGACGCCACCCTGCCGCGCGGCCTGAGTTCACGCGCCTTCGACGCCGAGGGCTGCCCCAGCGCCCCGCTGACCCTGGTGGACGGCGGACGCCTGAGCGCCTTCATGCACAATCAGGACACCGCGGCCCGCGCTGGCACCGTCAGCACCGGCCACGCCAGCCGCCACGGCTACCAGGGCACCGTGAGCGTCGGCCCCAGCAACCTGATGCTGCTGGCCGGAAACACGCCCGCCGCAGGGTTGACCGGCGGCCTGACTGGGGTGCGCGTCACGGGTGTATCGGGCGGTCACGCGGGCGCCAACCCCATTACCGGCGATTTCAGTCTGGAGGCGGAGGGCTTCTGGTTCGAGAACGGTGCCGAGCAGCACCCGCTGGAAGTGTTCACCGTGGCGGGGAACTTCCTGGAACTGCTGGCAGGCATCGAGGCCGTCGGCGACGAGATTGAGTGGTCCAACTATTCTGCCGGGGCACCCGCCGTGCGCGTGGGGGCGCTGGGCATCGGCGGCAGCTGA
- a CDS encoding DUF1684 domain-containing protein, which translates to MSSDASKAWLDLLDWRREASALYARVRDELPRDPGAAHQHWQTGRNALFKHHAQSPLDAAARASFTQLPCWPYEPALAFTARVDVAVPQERLTVASSTGQAMPLVRFGSVVLPIGTLDVYWIDVYGGGVFLPFRDATSGGQSYGGGRYLLDTAKSADLGRTASGELVLDFNFAFHPSCFYDPRWSCPLAPPQNVLSGPVRAGERAF; encoded by the coding sequence ATGTCTTCCGACGCATCCAAGGCCTGGCTCGATCTCCTTGACTGGCGGCGTGAGGCCAGCGCGCTGTACGCCCGTGTCCGGGACGAGTTGCCACGTGACCCGGGGGCGGCCCATCAACATTGGCAGACGGGGCGCAACGCGCTGTTCAAACACCATGCCCAGTCCCCGCTGGACGCGGCGGCACGAGCATCATTCACGCAACTGCCGTGCTGGCCGTACGAGCCGGCGCTGGCGTTCACCGCACGGGTGGACGTTGCCGTACCGCAGGAACGCCTGACGGTCGCGTCCTCCACCGGACAGGCCATGCCCCTGGTCCGCTTCGGGAGCGTGGTGCTGCCGATAGGGACGCTCGACGTGTACTGGATCGACGTGTACGGTGGCGGCGTATTCCTGCCGTTCCGGGATGCCACCAGCGGTGGGCAGAGTTATGGCGGCGGGCGCTACCTGCTGGACACCGCCAAGAGCGCGGATCTGGGCCGTACGGCGTCCGGCGAACTGGTGCTGGACTTCAATTTCGCCTTCCACCCGTCCTGCTTTTACGACCCGCGCTGGAGCTGCCCGCTCGCGCCGCCACAAAACGTGCTGAGCGGCCCGGTGCGGGCAGGCGAACGGGCCTTCTGA
- the mqnE gene encoding aminofutalosine synthase MqnE, giving the protein MKWLRDQTLSDVVDKVEAGERLSFEDGLRLFHTRDLNALMRLANLRKERLHGDKVFFVHSMRLEFTNICYVGCTFCAFAAHKNEERAWDYSPEQVVEQVRRRYLPGITELHMSSGHHPNHKWEYYPAMVRGLREAFPDLQVKAFTAAEIEHLAKISKKPTLEVLRELKDAGLSAMPGGGAEIFADRVRQQVAKNKVKAEKWLQIHREAHSLGMRTNATMLYGHIETLEERLDHMDRLRKVQDETGGFHAFIPLAFQPLGNTLAQNLGKTDFTTGLDDLRNLAVARIYLDNFPHVKGYWVMIGSELTQVSLDWGVSDIDGTIQEEHIAHAAGATSPMALSEAGMIRMIQHAGRTPVLRDAYYNELQTFPRTEAEAAD; this is encoded by the coding sequence ATGAAGTGGCTCCGTGACCAGACCTTAAGCGACGTCGTGGACAAGGTAGAGGCAGGTGAGCGTCTGAGTTTCGAGGACGGCCTGCGCCTGTTCCACACCCGTGACCTGAACGCGCTGATGCGGCTGGCGAACCTGCGAAAGGAGCGCCTGCACGGCGATAAGGTGTTCTTCGTCCATTCGATGCGCCTGGAATTCACCAACATCTGCTACGTGGGCTGCACTTTCTGCGCCTTCGCCGCACACAAGAATGAGGAGCGGGCCTGGGACTACAGCCCCGAGCAGGTGGTGGAACAGGTGCGCCGCCGCTACCTGCCCGGCATCACCGAGCTTCACATGAGCAGCGGCCACCACCCCAACCACAAGTGGGAGTACTACCCCGCGATGGTGCGCGGGCTGCGCGAGGCGTTCCCGGACTTGCAGGTCAAGGCGTTTACCGCCGCCGAGATTGAACACCTGGCCAAGATCAGCAAGAAGCCCACGCTGGAAGTGCTGCGCGAACTGAAGGACGCGGGCCTGAGCGCCATGCCGGGGGGCGGCGCAGAGATCTTTGCGGACCGGGTCCGCCAGCAGGTGGCGAAGAACAAGGTCAAGGCCGAGAAGTGGCTCCAGATTCACCGCGAGGCCCACAGCCTGGGGATGCGGACCAACGCCACCATGCTCTACGGCCACATCGAAACGCTCGAGGAGCGCCTGGACCACATGGACAGGCTGCGGAAGGTGCAGGACGAGACAGGTGGGTTCCACGCCTTCATTCCCCTGGCCTTCCAGCCGCTGGGCAACACGCTGGCGCAGAATCTGGGCAAGACCGACTTCACCACCGGACTGGACGACCTGCGAAATCTGGCCGTGGCGCGCATCTATCTGGACAATTTCCCGCACGTCAAGGGCTACTGGGTGATGATCGGCAGCGAGTTGACGCAGGTCTCCCTGGACTGGGGCGTGTCCGACATTGACGGCACCATTCAGGAGGAGCACATCGCCCACGCGGCGGGGGCCACCAGCCCTATGGCGTTGTCCGAGGCGGGCATGATCCGCATGATCCAGCACGCCGGACGCACGCCTGTGTTGCGCGACGCCTATTACAACGAGTTGCAGACCTTCCCCAGGACTGAGGCCGAGGCCGCCGATTAA
- a CDS encoding nuclear transport factor 2 family protein: MLPLNDTSQADLDAVLLLDDRWNAAYHRRSPQEMAQVLAADWLAFFPDGQVVFKRDALEGMARNPAATLVFERHASRVFGDTAITRGTLYADGKRIQSFLRVYARREGEWQAVSVQVVP, from the coding sequence GTGCTGCCGCTCAATGACACCTCCCAGGCTGACCTCGATGCGGTGCTGCTCCTCGATGACCGCTGGAACGCCGCCTACCACCGCCGCAGCCCGCAGGAGATGGCGCAGGTGCTCGCCGCCGACTGGCTGGCCTTCTTCCCGGACGGGCAGGTGGTTTTCAAACGGGATGCCCTGGAGGGTATGGCACGCAACCCAGCCGCCACCCTGGTCTTCGAGCGCCATGCTTCACGCGTCTTCGGCGACACGGCCATCACGCGCGGCACGCTGTACGCCGACGGCAAGCGGATCCAGAGCTTCCTGCGGGTGTACGCCCGGCGGGAGGGCGAATGGCAAGCGGTGAGCGTGCAGGTGGTGCCATGA
- a CDS encoding menaquinone biosynthetic enzyme MqnA/MqnD family protein produces MTYRAGWIHFTNVAPILDSLTLPPGVTAITGVPTQMNAALLSGEVDIANISAVEFIRHADVLEALPDFSVSVLGPVYSVNLFHTRPLDELRRIALTAQSAMSVALLEVLLRERGLSPTLERAEGEAEELLADGYDGVLRIGDSALREWYRVVGPLTTERTMTMLPDSGRGVTVTDLAEDWFRLTGHPFVFAVWAYRKDRPPPPELVQAMRVARREGIGHLADVAGRHAAQLGLPERVVQHYLWNFRYHLEAPDRLGLQEFAAKAVPDHAQLCFGRRPGEAG; encoded by the coding sequence ATGACCTACCGCGCCGGATGGATCCACTTCACCAACGTTGCCCCGATCCTCGATTCGCTGACGTTGCCCCCGGGCGTCACGGCCATCACGGGCGTGCCGACCCAGATGAACGCCGCGCTGCTGTCGGGCGAGGTAGACATCGCCAATATCAGCGCGGTGGAATTTATCCGCCACGCCGATGTCCTCGAAGCCCTGCCCGATTTCAGCGTCAGTGTGCTGGGGCCGGTTTACTCGGTCAACCTGTTCCACACCCGCCCGCTGGACGAGCTGCGCCGGATCGCCCTGACTGCCCAGTCGGCCATGAGCGTGGCGCTGCTGGAGGTGCTGCTGCGTGAGCGCGGCCTCTCCCCCACCCTGGAACGCGCCGAGGGCGAGGCGGAGGAGCTGCTCGCGGATGGGTATGACGGCGTGCTGCGAATTGGTGACAGCGCCCTGCGCGAGTGGTACCGCGTCGTTGGGCCGCTGACCACAGAGCGCACCATGACCATGTTGCCGGACAGTGGGCGCGGCGTGACCGTCACCGATCTGGCCGAGGATTGGTTCCGCCTGACCGGCCACCCCTTCGTGTTCGCCGTATGGGCCTACCGCAAGGACCGTCCCCCCCCACCCGAGCTGGTGCAGGCCATGCGCGTGGCCCGCCGGGAAGGCATTGGACATCTAGCAGACGTGGCCGGGCGGCACGCGGCCCAGCTGGGACTGCCTGAACGGGTGGTGCAACACTATCTGTGGAACTTTCGCTACCACCTGGAAGCGCCAGACCGGCTGGGTTTACAGGAATTTGCCGCCAAAGCGGTGCCGGACCACGCACAGCTCTGCTTCGGCAGAAGGCCCGGTGAAGCGGGCTGA
- a CDS encoding enoyl-CoA hydratase-related protein: protein MTYQTVRLSRQGEVATLTLSAKMGSMGPDFWREMPQALAELGDARVLIVRGEKIFSAGLDVKTNAAQIGPVLGDVAGFRAVVDTMHAVTEGLAALPIPVIAAVHGWCIGAGLELISGADIRICSSDARFSLPEVKLGIAADLGGLQRLPHLIGRGRTAHLALTGEAIDAETAEIWGLVTEVMDTPDDLFARADELAAQLVALSPKALEGTKRALTDDLPHAESLSNAVEWNARHMTLDGLQNALKK, encoded by the coding sequence ATGACCTATCAAACCGTTCGCCTCTCACGGCAGGGCGAGGTGGCCACCCTGACCCTGAGCGCCAAGATGGGCAGCATGGGGCCGGACTTCTGGCGCGAGATGCCGCAGGCCCTGGCCGAGCTGGGGGACGCGCGCGTGTTGATCGTGCGTGGCGAGAAGATCTTTAGCGCGGGCCTGGATGTGAAAACTAACGCGGCTCAGATTGGACCGGTCCTGGGCGACGTGGCCGGATTCAGGGCCGTGGTGGACACGATGCACGCGGTCACCGAGGGACTGGCCGCGCTGCCGATTCCAGTGATCGCCGCCGTGCACGGGTGGTGCATCGGCGCGGGGCTGGAGCTGATCAGCGGTGCGGACATCCGCATCTGCAGCAGCGACGCCCGATTCAGCCTGCCAGAAGTGAAGCTGGGGATCGCCGCCGATCTGGGCGGTCTACAACGCCTGCCGCACCTGATCGGACGCGGGCGCACGGCGCATCTGGCGCTGACTGGGGAAGCCATTGATGCTGAGACCGCCGAGATCTGGGGGCTGGTGACCGAGGTCATGGACACCCCGGATGACCTGTTCGCCAGGGCCGACGAACTGGCCGCCCAGCTCGTCGCCCTATCGCCCAAGGCGCTGGAAGGCACCAAACGCGCCCTGACCGATGACCTGCCGCACGCCGAGAGCCTGAGCAACGCCGTGGAGTGGAACGCGCGGCACATGACGCTGGACGGCCTGCAGAACGCGCTGAAAAAGTAA
- a CDS encoding nicotinate phosphoribosyltransferase — protein sequence MTRTALPHLSDDNLILDTDSYKSSHFLQYPPGTTRLFSYLESRGGRYPVTRFFGLQYILDRYLTRRITAEMVDEARDLIEAHGEPFPYDGWMRVVNVHGGKLPLEVRAVPEGTLVPIHNVLMSVTNTDPELPWLVGWFETMLMRVWYPVTVCTQSWHIRQIIGKALEQTCDTPEAELPFKLHDFGSRGVSSRESAGLGALAHLVNFQGSDTLEALRVARNHYDTDIAGFSIPAAEHSTITSWGKEHEVDAYRNMVTQFGKPGSLYAVVSDSYDLKYAINTHWGETLRQLVIDSGGTLVVRPDSGEPPAMVRLAVRALAAKFGTTVNKKGYQVLNHVRVIQGDGIDEVTITQILQNLLIDGFSAENVSFGMGGALLQKVDRDTQRFAYKASAGVIDGAYRGIYKDPVTDPGKRSKDGVLDLVMENGRMTTRAYYTFDTDFPGSLMRTVYRDGELLVRESLEAVRGRG from the coding sequence ATGACCCGCACCGCCCTCCCCCACCTGAGCGACGACAATCTGATTCTGGACACCGACAGCTACAAGAGCAGCCACTTCTTGCAGTACCCGCCCGGCACCACGCGGCTGTTCTCATACCTGGAATCGCGCGGCGGGCGCTATCCGGTCACCCGCTTTTTCGGACTGCAGTACATTCTGGACCGTTACCTGACACGCCGCATCACAGCAGAGATGGTGGACGAGGCCAGAGATCTGATCGAGGCACACGGCGAACCCTTCCCCTACGACGGCTGGATGCGCGTGGTCAATGTCCACGGTGGCAAACTTCCGCTGGAAGTGAGGGCCGTCCCGGAAGGGACCCTCGTCCCCATCCACAACGTGCTGATGAGCGTGACCAACACCGATCCCGAGTTGCCCTGGCTGGTGGGCTGGTTCGAGACCATGCTGATGCGGGTGTGGTACCCGGTCACGGTCTGCACGCAGAGCTGGCATATTCGTCAGATCATCGGCAAGGCGCTGGAGCAGACCTGCGACACCCCCGAGGCGGAACTGCCCTTCAAGCTGCACGACTTCGGCAGCCGCGGGGTGTCCAGCCGCGAGAGCGCGGGCTTGGGGGCGCTGGCGCATCTGGTCAACTTTCAGGGCAGCGACACCCTGGAAGCCCTGCGTGTGGCGCGCAACCACTACGACACCGACATCGCGGGTTTCTCGATCCCCGCCGCCGAGCACAGCACGATCACCAGTTGGGGCAAGGAGCATGAGGTAGACGCCTACCGCAACATGGTCACGCAGTTCGGCAAGCCGGGTAGCCTCTACGCCGTGGTCAGCGACAGCTACGACCTGAAGTACGCCATCAACACCCACTGGGGTGAAACCCTGCGGCAACTGGTGATCGATAGCGGCGGCACGCTGGTGGTGCGGCCCGACAGCGGCGAACCGCCTGCGATGGTCCGGCTGGCCGTGCGTGCCCTGGCTGCCAAGTTCGGGACCACGGTCAACAAGAAGGGCTATCAGGTGCTCAACCATGTGCGCGTGATTCAGGGCGACGGCATCGACGAGGTGACCATCACCCAGATTCTGCAGAACCTGCTGATCGACGGTTTCTCCGCCGAGAACGTCAGCTTTGGTATGGGCGGCGCGCTGTTGCAAAAGGTAGACCGCGACACCCAGCGCTTCGCCTACAAGGCCAGCGCGGGCGTGATCGACGGTGCGTACCGGGGCATCTACAAGGACCCTGTAACCGATCCCGGCAAACGCAGCAAGGACGGTGTGCTCGATCTGGTCATGGAAAATGGCCGCATGACCACCCGCGCCTATTACACCTTCGACACCGACTTCCCCGGCTCGTTGATGCGGACGGTCTACAGGGATGGGGAGTTGCTGGTGCGGGAGAGCTTGGAGGCTGTGCGGGGGCGAGGGTGA
- a CDS encoding nicotinamide mononucleotide transporter family protein — translation MNILGLNVPPIALDLAGGLCVLVSLYYLWRKASTYWHWSNASLLPYFLLFLAGEQWMLAGLQVTYLLFGIHGLYLWHLEARRARGEIRFNEAGWYGVTWATSLLIFAYTVALTDFSNVWNGVQFAAVTLALIANFGTTRRWAWAWPVWVVVNAVQAVYFWHTQYWVLFGLQFILAAMSVYGWRLWRQDEEQVSAGAVQHA, via the coding sequence ATGAACATTCTCGGCCTCAACGTTCCACCCATCGCGCTCGATCTGGCGGGCGGCCTGTGCGTGCTGGTCAGCCTGTATTACCTGTGGCGGAAGGCCAGCACCTACTGGCACTGGAGCAACGCCTCGTTGCTGCCATATTTTCTGCTGTTTCTGGCGGGCGAACAGTGGATGCTGGCGGGCCTGCAGGTCACGTACTTGCTGTTCGGCATCCACGGCCTGTACCTGTGGCACCTGGAGGCGCGGCGCGCACGGGGCGAGATTCGCTTCAACGAGGCGGGATGGTACGGGGTGACCTGGGCCACCAGCCTGCTGATCTTCGCGTATACGGTGGCCCTGACCGACTTCAGCAATGTGTGGAACGGCGTGCAATTTGCGGCGGTCACGCTGGCCCTGATCGCCAACTTCGGTACGACGCGACGCTGGGCCTGGGCCTGGCCGGTGTGGGTGGTGGTAAACGCCGTGCAGGCGGTGTATTTCTGGCACACGCAGTACTGGGTGCTGTTCGGTCTGCAATTCATTCTGGCAGCCATGAGCGTCTATGGCTGGCGGCTCTGGCGGCAGGATGAGGAGCAGGTGTCGGCCGGTGCTGTTCAACATGCGTAA
- a CDS encoding AAA family ATPase, giving the protein MSEFAHALIIGKFAPFHRGHMLLLERALAECRRVSVWVYSRPDFAAMPSPLRRGWIRELFPARLYPGLELLPDAPHPPTNAEPDGIHRAYVRSVLDGWGVHPDAVYTSEGYGDALAAELGATHVCVDRAREAVPISGTRLRADLHAHRQFLDPAVYAHFVERVVLLGAESTGKSTLTRVLAEALGTTYAREYGRDVYEREDGKLTPEHFLEIALGHRALEDEAARAPGANQRVFCDTNAATTLMWSYLLTGTALPELHALADACRARYAHTILCADDLAHEQDGWRANTPVRTVQQGFIRQELGTHGVPYFEVRGAVAARVTQVRAALGV; this is encoded by the coding sequence ATGTCTGAGTTCGCTCACGCCCTGATCATCGGCAAGTTCGCGCCGTTCCACCGGGGGCACATGCTGCTGCTGGAACGGGCGCTGGCCGAATGCAGGCGCGTCAGCGTGTGGGTCTACAGTCGCCCGGACTTTGCAGCGATGCCCTCGCCGCTGCGCCGGGGCTGGATCAGGGAGCTGTTTCCCGCCCGCCTGTATCCGGGGCTGGAACTGCTACCCGACGCTCCGCACCCGCCCACCAACGCTGAACCGGACGGGATTCACCGTGCCTACGTCCGCTCGGTGCTGGACGGCTGGGGTGTGCATCCCGATGCCGTGTACACGAGTGAGGGCTACGGCGACGCGCTGGCGGCAGAACTGGGGGCAACGCACGTTTGCGTGGACCGGGCGCGGGAAGCGGTGCCGATCAGTGGAACGCGGCTGCGGGCGGACCTTCATGCCCACCGCCAGTTCCTCGATCCTGCGGTTTACGCCCATTTCGTGGAGCGCGTCGTGCTGCTGGGCGCGGAGAGTACCGGCAAGAGCACGTTGACGCGGGTGCTGGCCGAGGCGCTAGGAACAACCTACGCCCGCGAATATGGCCGCGACGTCTACGAGCGCGAGGACGGCAAACTGACCCCCGAACATTTTCTGGAAATTGCCCTGGGCCACCGCGCCCTGGAGGACGAGGCTGCCCGCGCTCCCGGCGCAAACCAGCGCGTCTTCTGCGACACCAACGCCGCCACCACACTGATGTGGTCCTACCTCCTGACCGGCACAGCCCTCCCCGAACTGCACGCTCTGGCCGATGCCTGCCGCGCCCGCTACGCCCACACCATCCTGTGCGCTGACGATCTGGCCCACGAGCAAGACGGCTGGCGGGCCAATACGCCGGTCCGCACCGTCCAGCAGGGCTTTATCCGGCAGGAATTGGGCACGCACGGCGTTCCCTATTTTGAGGTCCGTGGGGCCGTGGCCGCGCGGGTGACGCAGGTACGGGCCGCGCTGGGCGTCTAG
- a CDS encoding cupin domain-containing protein: MKHTPGQTLTMTPAPEAHFTGQVWMERQAEGVLRVTFIPGARTAWHTHPHGQTLIVLSGVGRVQKRGETALTIAAGDVVQIEAGEEHWHGAAPDSLMQHLAINAGETLWLGKVTDGEYGG, translated from the coding sequence ATGAAACACACTCCAGGCCAGACACTGACCATGACTCCCGCGCCCGAGGCCCACTTCACCGGACAGGTCTGGATGGAACGGCAGGCTGAGGGCGTGCTGCGCGTGACCTTTATCCCTGGCGCACGGACGGCGTGGCACACCCACCCGCACGGCCAGACCTTGATCGTCCTGAGCGGCGTGGGCCGGGTCCAGAAGCGCGGCGAGACCGCCCTGACCATAGCGGCCGGAGACGTGGTGCAGATTGAGGCGGGCGAGGAACACTGGCACGGCGCGGCCCCGGATTCCCTGATGCAGCACCTCGCTATCAATGCGGGCGAGACCCTCTGGCTGGGCAAGGTTACAGATGGGGAATACGGCGGCTAG
- a CDS encoding DinB family protein translates to MTQPQPGDYPPFYARYVNLAPEGDVLGAMAEQAPLTRAAILAFADRPDFRYAPDKWSVKQVVGHMADTERVFGFRALWFARADQSPLPGFEQDDWMAASDFGAQTLEDLLDGFESARTSNLFVLRQLTPEAWERQGIANGQPFTVRAYAHGMLGHERAHLQILAERYT, encoded by the coding sequence ATGACCCAGCCCCAGCCCGGCGACTACCCACCCTTCTACGCCCGCTACGTGAACCTCGCGCCGGAAGGGGACGTGCTGGGGGCCATGGCGGAGCAGGCCCCGCTGACCCGCGCCGCCATTCTGGCGTTCGCAGATCGCCCGGACTTTCGCTATGCCCCCGACAAGTGGAGCGTGAAGCAGGTGGTGGGCCACATGGCCGACACCGAGCGCGTCTTCGGCTTCCGGGCCCTGTGGTTCGCCCGCGCCGATCAAAGCCCCCTGCCCGGTTTCGAGCAGGACGACTGGATGGCGGCCAGCGACTTTGGGGCACAGACACTCGAGGATCTGCTGGATGGTTTCGAGTCGGCCCGCACCAGCAACCTGTTCGTGCTGCGTCAGCTCACGCCGGAAGCCTGGGAAAGGCAGGGCATCGCCAATGGCCAGCCCTTCACGGTGCGTGCCTATGCTCACGGCATGCTGGGCCACGAGCGGGCGCACCTCCAGATCCTGGCCGAGCGGTATACCTGA
- the ald gene encoding alanine dehydrogenase — MQIGLPKEIKVKENRVALTPGGVGTLVRRGHSVIVQEGAGVGSGIRDQEYIDAGATIGSAEDAWAAEMVVKVKEPVAAEYGFLREDLLLFTYLHLAADRPLLDALLDAGTTGVAYETVQAEDRSLPLLTPMSEVAGRLSVQAGAYHLQKPVGGRGVLLGGVPGVQAGHVVIIGGGVVGTNAAKMAMGLGAKVTILDVSHRRLTYLDDIYFGRLTTMMSSEANIRALLPEADVLIGGVLIPGAKAPNLVTRDMLGLMQEGSVIVDVAVDQGGCVETIHATTHDDPTYVVDGVVHYGVANMPGAVPRTSTFALTNATFPYVLMLADHGIDVLRGHAALQLGVNTHRGQLTYQGVAEAFGLPYVQTAEALGQWSAQAQ, encoded by the coding sequence ATGCAGATCGGACTTCCCAAGGAGATCAAGGTCAAGGAGAACCGCGTCGCCCTAACGCCCGGCGGGGTCGGCACGCTGGTTCGGCGCGGTCACAGCGTGATCGTTCAGGAGGGTGCGGGCGTCGGCAGCGGCATCCGCGATCAGGAGTACATCGATGCAGGCGCGACCATCGGCAGCGCCGAGGACGCCTGGGCTGCCGAGATGGTGGTCAAGGTCAAGGAGCCGGTGGCCGCTGAGTACGGCTTCCTGCGTGAAGACCTGCTGCTCTTTACCTACCTGCACCTGGCCGCCGACCGTCCTCTGCTGGACGCCCTGCTGGACGCAGGAACCACGGGAGTCGCCTACGAGACCGTGCAGGCCGAGGACCGCAGCCTGCCCCTGCTGACCCCCATGAGTGAGGTGGCAGGCCGCCTGAGCGTGCAGGCGGGCGCGTACCACCTGCAAAAGCCCGTCGGCGGGCGCGGCGTGCTGCTGGGCGGCGTCCCCGGCGTGCAGGCCGGACATGTGGTGATCATCGGCGGCGGCGTAGTGGGCACCAACGCGGCGAAAATGGCCATGGGTCTGGGGGCGAAGGTCACCATTCTAGACGTCAGCCACCGCCGCTTGACCTACCTGGACGACATCTACTTTGGCCGCCTGACCACCATGATGAGCAGCGAGGCCAACATCCGCGCCCTGTTGCCCGAGGCGGACGTGCTGATCGGCGGCGTGCTGATCCCCGGCGCCAAGGCCCCCAATCTGGTCACCCGCGACATGCTGGGCCTGATGCAGGAGGGCAGCGTGATCGTGGACGTGGCGGTGGACCAGGGCGGCTGTGTGGAGACCATTCACGCGACCACCCACGACGACCCCACCTATGTGGTGGACGGTGTGGTGCACTACGGCGTCGCCAACATGCCGGGGGCCGTGCCGCGCACCAGCACCTTTGCCCTGACCAACGCCACCTTCCCCTATGTGCTGATGCTGGCTGACCACGGCATCGACGTGCTGCGGGGTCACGCGGCGCTGCAACTGGGCGTCAATACCCACCGCGGCCAGCTGACCTACCAGGGTGTGGCGGAAGCCTTTGGCCTGCCGTACGTGCAGACCGCAGAGGCCCTGGGCCAGTGGAGTGCCCAGGCGCAGTAG
- a CDS encoding Lrp/AsnC family transcriptional regulator: MSQTNLDAIDKQILTILQRDARLPNTELADEIGLTPAPTLRRVRRLEEDGIIQRYVALLDHKKVGRDLLVLVRVTLDKQTRQGFNDFAAQMQDRPEVLECYLCLGDIDYLLKVSVPDLDAYQHFLVNTLAAIPGVRNTASTILVKQEKYTTSLPLE; encoded by the coding sequence ATGTCTCAAACCAATCTGGATGCCATTGATAAGCAGATCCTGACCATTCTGCAGCGCGACGCCCGACTGCCCAACACCGAACTGGCCGACGAGATCGGTCTGACCCCGGCGCCCACGTTGCGCCGCGTCCGGCGGCTGGAGGAGGACGGCATCATTCAGCGCTACGTGGCGCTGCTGGACCACAAGAAGGTGGGGCGCGACCTGCTGGTGCTGGTCCGCGTCACCCTGGACAAGCAGACCCGCCAGGGCTTCAACGACTTCGCTGCGCAGATGCAGGACCGTCCAGAGGTGCTGGAGTGCTACCTGTGCCTGGGCGACATCGACTACCTGCTCAAGGTCAGCGTGCCCGATCTGGACGCCTATCAGCACTTTCTGGTCAACACCCTGGCCGCCATTCCCGGCGTCCGCAACACCGCCAGCACCATTCTGGTCAAGCAGGAAAAATACACCACCAGCCTTCCGCTGGAATAA